Proteins found in one Mytilus edulis chromosome 2, xbMytEdul2.2, whole genome shotgun sequence genomic segment:
- the LOC139510885 gene encoding putative nuclease HARBI1: protein MHCVDSPTARWPGSAHDSHVFRTSAIGQHLENGYQGIGQGVLLGESGYPCRQFLLTPYRQPAAGKGQARFNRRHCSTRSTIERTFGIWKKRFHILGSEIRMKLDKDCRIIIACGILHNIAIIRNEPDVAEEQLIDNQPQMPPYNGPQDGKGIRDHFATTFFAL, encoded by the exons aTGCATTGT gtAGATTCACCAACTGCTAGGTGGCCAGGATCAGCACATGATTCTCATGTTTTCAGAACCTCAGCCATAGGACAACATCTTGAGAATGGATATCAAGGAATTGGACAAGGTGTATTGTTAGGAGAGAGTGGCTATCCCTGCAGACAGTTTTTGCTGACACCATACAGACAACCAGCTGCTGGTAAAGGTCAAGCAAGGTTTAACAGAAGACATTGCTCAACAAGGTCAACAATAGAAAGGACATTTGGAATATGGAAGAAGCGCTTTCACATTCTAGGATCAGAG ATCCGAATGAAACTTGATAAAGATTGCAGAATCATCATTGCTTGTGGTATTCTGCACAATATTGCCATCATAAGGAATGAACCTGATGTTGCAGAAGAACAATTAATAGACAATCAACCTCAGATGCCACCCTATAATGGTCCACAGGACGGAAAAGGCATACGGGACCATTTTGCTACCACTTTTTTTGCCTTATAa